A genomic region of Gadus macrocephalus chromosome 5, ASM3116895v1 contains the following coding sequences:
- the gemin2 gene encoding gem-associated protein 2, producing the protein MRSDVEDLMPRLLPIETANKTEALRLNEGAPRNPQEYLRQVQLEASLCPEVVVAQIDPMKLRKAQTVNASVSGCQAAPEGLSPSLGWQRQQVANFSDVRQSIAKHRRHWSTQTLDENVVMPKLSDEEGWKTFCLGETVYKATTASGTHLEPSSALDYSKMGFPPFLSIVSRLNQTTVLALLEILVGWFEEAELVPQLGRWLYALLACLEKPLIPEAHSIIRQLARRCGQLRTTLPSQEDTRLPALNLLICLVARYFEQNDLADQHE; encoded by the exons ATGAGGTCAGACGTGGAGGACCTCATGCCCAGGCTGCTGCCCATCGAGACTGCGAACAAAACGGAAGCTTTGAGACTCAACGAGGGTGCCCCTCGAAACCCGCAGGAATATCTAAGACAAGTCCA GTTGGAGGCGTCCTTGTGTCCAGAGGTTGTGGTGGCCCAGATTGATCCCATGAAACTGAGGAAAGCACAGACCGTCAACGCATCC GTCTCCGGCTGCCAGGCCGCTCCTGAGGGCTTGTCCCCCAGCCTCGGATGGCAGCGGCAGCAAGTCGCTAACTTCTCAGACGTCAGACAG AGTATTGCCAAGCATAGGAGACATTGGAGCACCCAGACACTGGATGAAAACGTGGTTATG CCCAAACTTTCAGATGAGGAGGGTTGGAAGACGTTTTGTTTAGGTGAGACAGTCTACAAGGCCACCACAGCGAGCGGAACACACCTGGAGCCCAGCAGTGCATTGGACTACAGCAAg ATGGGTTTCCCACCTTTCCTCAGTATTGTCAGCAGACTCAACCAG actACAGTCTTGGCTTTGCTGGAGATTCTTGTCGGCTGGTTTGAAGAGGCTGAACTTGTTCCTCAGTTG ggtcGCTGGTTGTATGCACTGCTGGCCTGCTTGGAGAAGCCTCTGATCCCTGAAGCCCACTCAATAATAAGACAGCTGGCCAGGAGATGTGGCCAGCTCCGCACCACACTG CCGAGTCAGGAAGACACAAGGCTGCCTGCCCTCAACCTCCTCATCTGCCTCGTGGCCAG GTATTTTGAGCAGAATGACTTAGCAGACCAGCACGAGTGA